A genomic region of Ignavibacteria bacterium contains the following coding sequences:
- a CDS encoding GNAT family N-acetyltransferase: MIRPTQQKDEQQILDIVRATQVFNKEEIAIAKELLEIYLNDAEQQDYEIFSYVNERVEVLGYVCIGPTPATQGTYDMYWIATSPKVHNKGIGTQLVQFTEEYLRKKNARLLIAETSSTPKYAPTRAFYIKKGFEQLARIVGYYKSDDDLIIYGKYL; this comes from the coding sequence ATGATTCGTCCAACACAACAAAAAGATGAACAACAAATTCTCGACATTGTTCGCGCGACACAAGTTTTCAACAAAGAGGAAATTGCAATTGCGAAAGAGTTATTAGAAATTTATTTAAACGATGCCGAACAACAAGATTATGAAATATTTTCGTACGTCAATGAACGTGTTGAAGTTCTCGGTTATGTGTGCATTGGTCCAACGCCTGCAACACAAGGAACGTACGATATGTATTGGATTGCAACGTCGCCCAAAGTTCACAACAAAGGAATCGGAACGCAGTTAGTGCAATTCACCGAAGAGTATTTACGAAAAAAAAATGCGCGGCTTCTTATTGCAGAAACATCATCAACGCCAAAGTATGCACCTACGCGCGCATTTTATATCAAGAAAGGTTTTGAGCAACTTGCTCGCATCGTCGGCTACTACAAAAGTGATGATGATTTGATTATTTATGGAAAGTATCTTTAA
- a CDS encoding ATP-grasp domain-containing protein: protein MTTQVKKNIHVAVIFNNPTIQTSEGRTFLSEEEMIQNFEHIHSGSIDLSEVGVLKEREDVANALNELGFRTSLFNASDDVRALLTFLSEEKPNVIFNLVEGLGEKAIHEMHIAGMYELLGIPYTGSSSVTLGLCLNKIRTKEILSHHHIPTPKFFLCERAHRLKFEHLGVRFPLIVKPSREDASIGIENKSLVESFDDLQQQIEYVNTTFHQAAIVEEYIDGRELNVAVIGNTEIVALPISEIDFSELPNGFPKIVTYNAKWMKGTPEYDGTNGKCPAELLSDVEQRVKEIAMQAFRIMECRDYARVDIRLTKKNEPFVLEVNPNPDICDEAGFIRSVRTAGISYTEIIGKIVSYALERAQ from the coding sequence ATGACAACACAAGTGAAAAAAAATATTCACGTTGCAGTAATCTTCAACAATCCGACAATACAAACAAGCGAAGGAAGAACGTTTCTTTCAGAAGAAGAAATGATACAGAACTTTGAGCATATACATTCCGGCTCAATTGATTTATCGGAAGTTGGAGTACTCAAAGAACGCGAAGATGTTGCCAATGCCTTAAACGAATTAGGATTTCGAACATCGCTCTTCAATGCATCCGACGATGTGCGAGCATTACTCACATTTCTTTCCGAAGAAAAACCGAATGTCATCTTTAATTTGGTTGAAGGATTAGGAGAGAAAGCAATTCACGAAATGCATATTGCAGGAATGTATGAACTGCTCGGAATTCCTTACACGGGTTCTTCTTCCGTTACACTTGGTTTATGTTTAAATAAAATTCGCACAAAAGAAATTCTATCGCATCATCATATTCCGACGCCAAAATTTTTTCTTTGTGAACGCGCGCATCGGTTGAAGTTTGAACATCTCGGCGTGCGGTTTCCTCTTATCGTAAAACCATCGAGAGAAGATGCAAGTATCGGCATAGAAAATAAATCCCTTGTCGAATCATTCGATGATTTGCAACAGCAAATTGAATACGTGAACACAACATTTCATCAAGCCGCGATTGTTGAAGAATATATTGATGGAAGAGAATTGAACGTTGCCGTTATTGGAAACACTGAAATCGTTGCATTGCCGATATCAGAAATTGATTTTTCAGAATTGCCCAATGGATTTCCGAAAATTGTAACCTATAATGCCAAATGGATGAAAGGAACGCCGGAGTACGACGGTACAAACGGAAAGTGCCCCGCAGAACTCTTGTCCGATGTTGAACAACGCGTGAAAGAAATTGCCATGCAAGCATTCCGAATAATGGAATGTCGAGATTACGCTCGTGTTGATATTCGATTAACGAAAAAAAATGAACCGTTTGTGCTCGAAGTGAACCCGAATCCCGATATTTGCGACGAAGCGGGATTTATTCGTTCCGTTCGAACCGCAGGAATTTCGTACACAGAAATTATCGGAAAGATAGTTTCGTATGCTCTCGAACGCGCTCAATGA
- a CDS encoding ATP-grasp domain-containing protein, whose protein sequence is MNDTYAEWDEIETIEAIESALKTRHNVSLIEADETVFEQLREQQAQIVFNIAEGLNGVSREAHIPAMLEFLHIPFTGSDSLTLATCLDKSRTKEILSFYKIPNAPFFVIENISQLQKSKFDFPLFVKPLHEGSSKGIYNSCVVRNEKELKNEVEKILLTYEQPVLVETYLSGKEFTVAMLGNGKNVRMLPIVEINFDSLPENVNRIYSYEAKWIWDTIDNPLDIYECPANISSSLQKEIERICMQTFSMLRIRDWCRVDIRLDEKNIPNIIEVNPLPGILPNPLDNSCFPKSARTAGMEYDEMLCTVLDVACERYKIF, encoded by the coding sequence TTGAACGATACGTATGCAGAGTGGGACGAGATTGAAACAATTGAGGCAATTGAATCTGCACTGAAAACTCGCCACAATGTTTCCCTCATCGAAGCAGACGAAACAGTATTTGAACAACTTCGCGAACAGCAAGCGCAAATAGTATTCAACATTGCGGAAGGATTGAACGGCGTTTCGCGTGAGGCGCATATCCCGGCGATGCTTGAATTTTTACATATTCCTTTTACTGGCTCTGATTCGCTGACACTTGCAACATGTCTTGATAAATCCCGCACAAAAGAAATTCTTTCCTTTTACAAAATTCCGAATGCTCCATTCTTTGTTATTGAAAACATTTCGCAACTTCAAAAATCAAAATTTGATTTTCCATTATTTGTAAAACCATTGCACGAAGGTTCGAGCAAAGGAATTTATAACTCGTGTGTTGTACGCAACGAAAAAGAATTGAAGAATGAAGTTGAAAAAATTCTTTTGACGTACGAGCAACCAGTTCTCGTTGAAACATATTTATCTGGTAAAGAATTTACGGTTGCAATGTTAGGAAATGGAAAAAATGTTCGAATGCTTCCCATCGTTGAAATCAATTTCGATTCGCTTCCGGAAAATGTCAATCGTATTTATTCGTACGAAGCAAAATGGATTTGGGATACGATTGATAATCCGCTTGATATTTATGAATGTCCAGCAAATATTTCTTCGTCGCTGCAAAAAGAAATTGAACGAATTTGTATGCAAACATTCAGCATGCTTCGTATTCGGGATTGGTGCAGAGTAGACATTCGCCTCGATGAAAAAAATATTCCGAACATTATTGAAGTAAATCCGCTTCCGGGAATTCTTCCGAATCCTCTTGACAACTCGTGTTTTCCAAAATCCGCGCGCACTGCTGGAATGGAATACGATGAAATGCTTTGCACGGTTCTCGATGTTGCGTGCGAGCGTTACAAAATTTTTTAG